CGCCGCTGCCCAGGGCTCGCTGGGAGTGGGGGAGGGGCCCGCGGGAAGCACGCTGCGCATCGACTTCACCTTCCCTGGCGGGCGCCACATGTTCTGTACCAACAGCCGCGCCCTTCCTCCTGAGGACCTGGAAGGTTACGGCGAACTTCGCATGACCTACCGGGCCGCGCTGCCGTTGGGGCTTTCGGGGCTCCTGGTCCTGCTCTCAACCGTGGACGGGACTTGCTACCGCGCGGACCCAATGCCCGCTCCGGCGGCCGACTGGACCACGCTCGAACTCCCACTGAAGCGTTTTGTGCGTGCCGAATGGACCCCGCGCGGTGCCGAGAGCCTGAACCTGGCCGAAGCGGTGACGATCTGGGTGGGAACGCATGGAACCCCGAGCGGCGACGGCGGCCCGGGGTTCATTGAACTTGCGGAGCTGGCGTTGGTGCCCTAACGCAAGCGCCGCCAACGCCCATGCAGACGTGCTATTCCTACTCTACTTGCCCGGAGCGGATCTTGTACGCCGCGAAGTTGATTCGCGTGGCCGCGCTGGTCAGCTCCGGGTACGGCGTGTCGGTGCCGCTGACCATCCCGATGTTGTAGTTCTCTCCGTCGAACCGCCCCGTCAGCGATTGGTCTGCATAGATGAACCAGTGCGCGCCCACACACCAGGGCTGCTCAAGCGCGGTGCGGATGTATTCCGAATACTGCTCGCCGCGCTCCTCCTGGCTGGCCACCGGTCCGAGCCCAGTGTGGAACATGCCCCGGTCCAGCGCACCGAAGTGGAACTCCCCGATGACCACGGGCTTGCCCAGCTGCTCGATCTGCCTGCTCCGGGAGATGATTGACGGCGCCCGACCGTAAATATTGTAGGAAACCACGTCGCAGTAATCCTTCGCGACCATTACCACGTCATCGGGTGCGATGGCAAATCGTGGTCCGAGGTAGAGCTGGTGCGGCATGTGTCGCTTCATCAGATCGCGGACAACCGTGAAGTACCGTGTTGCGAAATCGCGTAACAGGTAAGCCAGGTCTTGCTTCAGTGCGTCCGTGACAGGGATCTTGATCTCGACCGGTTCTGCCTCAAATTGCTCCCACGAACCAATCTCCATTTTCCAGGCCGCGTTGAGCGCGTCGATGGTTGCGTACTTCTCCCGAAGCAGCGCGGTGAACCGCTGTTTGACCTGCCAGTCGCCTCTCAGCGCCAGGGCATTGATGGCGAGCTGGAACTGCCCTGTCTCCCCCCACGCGCCCCAGGAAAGCTCATTGTCCACGAAATACCCGATGCAGTACGGGTCCTGCGCCCAGAGCTCCGCCGTTTTCTCAATCGCTCCGGCTACGGCCTCGGCCCACTGGTCAGTGTAGACGTCAGGGATGTCTTTCCAGCCTCCGGGGAACTGTCGGTTGGCTCCATAGTGGATCGGTACAGTGAAGGGCAGGCGCAGCTTGGCGTAAGCCCGATTGTCCGACCAGTTTGCCACCGTGTTGAACCCCCAGGCGAGCATTCGCTTGCGGGTCATATCCAGCCAGGGCTCCAACCAGTCTGGACCGTACTTACGATAGAGGTTCATCCCGTAGAAGTTCGCCCAACCCTTGTCTCGGCCGCCGAAGGCATAGAGTGGATCATCCTTATCGGGCAACCAGGTGAACATGAACTCGCGGTTCTTGATGGGCCCATTGTTGTCGGGGCGCACGCAATCGAGCCCCACAGACCAGAAGAGGCTGCCGTCGGGGGTGACCAGCCACCACTTTCCGTCGACTTGTTCGACGCGGAACCACCCGGTAGCCTCCAGCTTCGGACCGTCTGCCCAGCCACCCCACTTGTCCCGATCGGGCGGCAGTGGCGCCTCGGCCAGAGCTCGGGCCTCCTCTTCGCGCCGGTCCGTCAGGTCCTTCTCGTCATACACTTTCCCGGGCCAGTCCGCTCCGACGTACTGGCCGAAGCGATCGACGATTCCTTCGAGTGATGAGCCCTTGTTCAGGCGCACATTATCGATATAGACAGTCCGGGCCTCAGTGGGGCGTGCCAGGAAGAACTGGAATGCAATGATATTGCCCAGGTCCAGTTCCCGAGACCCGAGGTCCCCATTCACGTCCCCCAGTTTCGAAGGCGGCCCGCCACGCATGCCGATGTCTCCCATCTGGATAGCAAGAGCAACAGTAACGGGCTTGCCCGGGGGCAGATCAACGCCCACCTGCCTGCAGTGGACCGCGCCATTGGCCTGGGGCGAATCGTCGATCCGTACATTGATCCGCAGTGGAGTGGCGTCCGGGTTGTAGGCGTCGAAAAGGAAAGCGCCATACCCGCGCCAGTCGGTCAACTCATAGGCCCGCGGCGCGGCGAAAAAGACGTTGGGCCAGTCGGTAACTCGGAAGTCAATTCTCAGCGCCTTACCCCCCTCGGTGGCGTGTTCCGGCACCAGCGCGACCTGGGTGTTGTTGGCACGGAGATTCGTGGTGCAATCGGGGTCCTCGAAGCTGTGCAGAAGGACGGTCTCAGCCGAGGAGGGGAGGCATATCAGCGCAACGAGAGGCAGCAGAAAAACGGAGAAGATCACGAGACCACCTCTTCTGTGTCTGTGGCCGGCGATGCGGAAAACAACAGACTCTGCACTCAGTCGCCCGTGGGCCCATCATCCGCGACGGCGGTACCCACCATGATCCGCTCCGGCACCGCTTCCTTGATAATCGTCTCGTCCACTTTGACCCGCTTGACTTCCTTGCCATTGTGGTACGTGACCTTCTCAGTGATCCTGCGGATCCCCGGAGAACCGGTGTTCGGGATATTGCGGGTCTCGCCCTTGGGAAGTGTGTTTGTCTCGATCCTCTGTGGCGGCTTGCGGTACTCTTCCTCGTGTTTCTCTTCTTTGATTGTCACTACTGTGAGGGGTGGGCTGGGCACCGAGACTGTCAGGCTCACGCCAACTTGCAGTGGGTCCTTGACCTTCGGGTTCATGGCGCGAAGCTCTTTGATGGTCATCTTGTAGATGTCCGAGATGCGCCGCCATGAATCGCCGCGCCGCACCACGTATCGCTCGATCCCCTCGCCGGGGGTCTTCAGCTTCTCTACGGCGGCGTGGATGTCGGTCAGGATTTCTTTGGGTTGGGCTTTCGTATCGGCGATCTTCACGCCCTCGGGCAGAATGCTGGCTTCGATGAGCTTTCCAGGGCCCTCGGAGAACTCCTTCTTCAGCATGGTGAGGGCCATGTCGGCCAGCTCCTTGTCAGCGAGGACGACCAGCTCCTTGCCTTTGAGGGTGATCGCCGCGGCTGCGACCTTCACCGTTAGTTTCGGCCGCAGCAGTTTGACCGCCTCGGCGATGGTGAGGACCTTGTCGTCCTTGTCCATCGGCCAGTTGAGGTCTTCCCAACGCTGGTCCAGGACAGCCGCGCCGGGAAGGTTGCCTTTCTCCTCGGCGATGATGCGAGAACGCACTTCCTCCGCAGCTTTCTCGCTTCGGACGAAGCAAACGATCTTGTCATTCACCCGGATCGCCCGGGCGAACCGGGCGCTGTTCGCCTGCCAGATGATGACGCCCGTTTCCACGGCGACAATAACCAGCAGGATGAAGGTGGTGGCGCGGTAGAAAACGGCGGCTGCATAGAGTTTTTCAAGCCGGGCGTCGCGGCGGTTGCGTGCGCGTGCTTCGTTCATTGCCTTCTACCCCCGTGCGCGGCGGGGATGCGCCTGTGGCCGCGCTGATGGAAGGTACTTGAAGAGCGTTTGGGCAGCCCCGGGCATAGTCGCGTCTTCTGCCGCAACAGCAGCACGGCCTCGCGGGAAGCAAGGCCGTGCTCGCTCTGCGGTCTACCTCCGAAGCTAGCCTTTGGCTGCCTTGATCTGCTCCTCAAGGACCTCCACGGCCAGCTTTATCTGTTGCTCGTGCCAGTCTTTGTACTTGATCCGCTCGCCGTCCACCAGCTCGGGTTCCGGGAAGAAACGATCCGGTTTGACCCCGCGCTTGCCCTCCTCGTACTCTAGACTGATATCACGGTGATTCGGCGTCAGGTACACGGCGGTTGAGAGCACCAGCGCGGAGCCGTCATTGAGTTCCGCCACCGTCTGAACCTTGGACTTGCCGAAAGTGTTCTGCCCGACGACAAGCGCCCGTTTGCGGTCCTGCAGGCATGCGGCGACGATCTCCGAGGCTGAAGCGCTGCCGCGGTCTACGAGGACAACCATGGGAAGCGAGGGATCCACCAGCGTGCCGGGGCGCGCATTGAGCGGCTGAGGCTCGCGACCGCGCTCCTTCACATAGACCACCGGTCCGCCGTCCATGAACATGCTAGCCACCGAGACGGCGACGTCCAGCAGTCCTCCCCCGTCAATGGACAGGTCGAACACCAGTCCGCGCATGCCCTGGGCTTTGAGGTCGTTCAGGGCGTCGCGCAAGGCGGGTTCGGACTGCTTGTTGAAGCTCCTGAGCCAGACGTAGCCGATCTGATTCTCCAACATGCGGTGCTCCACCACGGGCACCTTGATCTCAGCGCGGGTCAGGGTGACCTCCAGCAGCTTGTCCACCCCGTTGCGGCGCAGGCCCAGCTTGACTTCGGTCCCACGCTTGCCCCGAATCCGGTTTACCACCGCCTGCAGCGACATGCCTTTGGTGGGAACGCCATCGACAGTCAGGATAACGTCTTCGGGATGCAGATCGGCCTTGGATGCCGGGCCTTCGGGTAAGATGGAGCTGATGAAGACCTCCGTGGCTCCTTCTTCACCCACGGTGCGGCTCTCGAGTACTGCCCCGATGCCGTCGAAATGCCCGGAAGTCTCCTCCTGGAATTCTTGGTACTCCTCGGGAGTATAGAAGCGGGTATACGGGTCATCCAGAGAGCCAAGCATGCCCCGGATTGCGCCGTAGGTCAGCTTCTTGTCGTCCTCCACCTCGTACACGAACTGCTTCTTGACCCGCTCACGGACCTCCCAGAATGTCTGGAGTGGGCGCAGGTCGGAAGCCGCGGGCACCAGGGAGGCGTCCTCGATCTGCAACACTCCCGGAATTGCTTGAACGATCCGCGCCGCGACCGTCAATACACCGTCCACTCCCATGGCGTGACGGACCAGCATCCCGCCTGCGAAAGAGAGGAGCGCTATCAGGAAAACGATGCCGATTTGATACTTGCCTGATGCTTTCAGCACGTTGCTGTCCTGCCTTTGTAGTAGTCTGCACCGGCGACCGGCGCAGGTAACTGTGATCTCACAAAATGATTGCACGCCAAACTCTGCGCTGCTTTTCAGACGGCATCCAACCCGCGTTAGTTCGCCGCAGAAGGTCAGAAACCCACGGGGTTGACCGCACTGCCGTTCCTGTAGACGGTCCAGTGCAGGTGGTTGCCGGTGCTCCAGCCAGTGCTGTCCACGGCGGCGATGGGCTGGCCGCGTGACACGCGCTGACCCGGTGAGACCTGGATGCTGCCCCGCTGGCAGTGGGCGTACATGGTGGAAACGCCGCTGCCGTGGTCGATGACCACCGTGAGACCGTAGGCCGGCTGCCAGCCTGCCGAAATCACGGTCCCGCTGTCAGCGGCCCGGATCGTTGAGCCCCCGGGCGCACTGATGTCTATGCCATTGTGGAACCTGCGCGTTCGCAGGATCGGGTGGATGCGGTATCCGAAGGAGCTCGTGATCGGTCCCGCAACTGGCTTGAGCAGACTTCCGCTCCAGGCGCCTTCGTGGCGGTAGCGACCAACCCCGCGTGCAATGGCGGCCAGCTGCGCCTCGATGGCCCTGGAAGCAGCCACCTGGGCCTGGTACTGGCGCTCTGCCTCGGCAAGGTCATTCAGCGCGCGGTCCCGCAGCACCTTGGCCTCGGCCGCCTTGGCCGCCACCAGTTTCCTCTCGCGCGCCACCTTGGCCTCCAGTTCCTTCTGCTCCGCCTCTTTCTTCTCCAGGAGCGCCTGTTGCCGCTCGATTTTCGCCCGGTCGGAAGCGAACACCGTCAGGGTCTGCTCATCCCAGGCACACAGTTGTTTGGTGAATTCTGTGCGGCTGGCGAAGTCCTCGAAGCTCGTGGACCGCAGGACGACCTCCAGATAGCACGGTTCCTGCTGCCGGAACAGGGACAGAATGCGTTCGGACATGGCTTTCTGATGCTTGGCGAGCCGCGCACGCGCCTCGGCAAGCTCCCGGCGCACGACGATGAGTTCCTCGCGAGTCTGTTCGAGGCGTCGCCGTGCCCGGCTGAGGCGGGACTCGGCGGCAGCCAGTTCCTGCTGTGCGTCGATCAGTTCGTTCTTCGCCTCGTGTGCCGCCTCGCGCTTCCGGACAATCTCCTGCTTCGCGGCGGCGACCTTCTTCTTGGCACCCTCCAGGCGACCTTTGAGTGTGCTCCGATTGGCTGCGAAGCCATGGGATGCGGCGATCAGGCATGCGAGCACGATCGACATGAGAGCGGCCGAGATGCGCCGAATGCGGGCAGGTTGTGTGGTGTTCAAGGCAATCACCTCGGACATCTAGACGGTGCGCAGGTACTGGCGAATGCCCGCCAGACTGCCCACTGCCCCGAAGACCGCTCCCGTCAACACGACCCCTGCACCGAAGAGCACCAGGAAGTCGGTGGTGGTGTAAAGCGAAACAAACTGTAGATTCTGCTCAGCATAGGCTTCAAGATAGATATAACCAGTCATAACGCCAATCGCGGCCACGAGGCCTCCCATGACCCCCTGGAACAGGCCTTCGAGCAGGAAGGGCAGGCGGATGAACCACCGCGTGGCGCCCACAAGCTGCATGATCCTGATCTCACGCCGGCGAGCGTAGATCGTCAACCGGATCGTTGTGCTGATCACGGTCAGGGTGGCCAAGATGAGTATAGCGCCCACTACCAGACCGGAGATTTTCACCCCACGTGCGACGGTCAGGATTTTCTCGGTGATCTGTTCGGGATACCAGGCCTTCCCGATGCCCTCCACCTTACCCGCTGCTTCGGCAACAGCGCCGATCTCTTCGGGGTCTGACACGTAGACCAGAATGGTGTCAGGCAGCGGATTTCCCATGGCCTTGAGCATATCAAGGTCGAAGTTCCACTTCTTCGCCAGGTTCTCCAGTGCCTCCTCACGGGTGACGAACTTTGTGTCCTTCACCCGCATATCCAGCAGGAGCGCGGCCTCCACGTCAGCCGGATCTGCGCCCTCATCCAGTTCGCAAGTGATCACGGCGGACTGGGCCTCGAGGGCCGCCATGTGATGCAGGTTTATTGCCACCAGAGCGAACGAGCCGAGGATCGCGAGCGCCACCGCCACGTTGGTAATCGCCGCCATGGTGACCAGCGGATTGCGCCGAATTGCCGATGATGCCTGGCTTGCCAGGAATTCGAAGGTATTAAGAGACATCGTAAGTCCCAGTCTGATCGTCGCGGACCAGTGTGCCGCGTACCAGGTTCACAACGCGCTTGCGCAGGCGATCAACGATGTATTTGTCGTGCGTTGCCATGAGCACTGTTGTGCCTGTCTCGGAAATATGCGACAGGAGTTCGACGATGTCCCAGGACGTGTCTGGGTCGAGATTGCCGGTGGGTTCGTCACACAGCAGAACTGGCGGGCCGTTGACGAGAGCCCGGGCGATGCAGACCCGCTGCTGTTCGCCCCCCGACAGTTCGGTTGGGAAAGATGCCGCTTTCTCTCCAAGCCCCACAAGCTCCAGGCTTATTGGCACTTTGCGATGTTTCTCACGGCGGGTTGCACCCAGCACGTCCAGCGCAAAGCCCACGTTCTCCCACACCGTCATGTCCGGCAGAAGGCGAAAATCCTGGAAAACGATGCCGATCTTGCGGCGCAGGAAGGGGACTTTGGTAGCGGGTAGCTGCGCCACGTCCTGGCCGTCGAAGACCACGCGGCCGGAAGTGGGTGCAAGCTCGCGGTAGATCAGCTGCAGCAGCGTCGACTTCCCGCTGCCCGAGCTCCCCACGATGAAGCAGAACTCACCTCGGCCGACATGCAGGGTCACATCGTTCAAGGCCTGCACGCCAGACGGGTAGACGACGCTAACGCCCTCGAGGTGAATCATCTGTTACGTCCTTCAGCAATTCCTGCGATGAAAGCTGCAATCATTGCGCCCACAGGGACGAAGTATAACAGACGTGGCATGCCCCCGCAACCTTTCGCGGTCAGGATTGGCAATTATCCTATGGAATCTTTGTTCCAATAACCGGCGCTGGGCAGACTAGAACGGCCAGCCCTGGACCATTTGAGACAGCGCGAAAGCAAGGCCGGCGCGAGTGATAATCCCGTCCCGCACCAGTTCGGGAGGGCAATCGGGCAGCGCAGAACCTTCGGGCAGCGCGCGGCCGATGTACTCCCACAGCTTTTCGGCCTGAAGTGGGCCATCCGGGTTCAGGGTCTCCACATCCTCCAGCGGAATGATGCCCCGCGTGATGCACTCCTGTATGCCTGCCGACCACCACTTGCCTTTGAGACGTTCGGGCATGGTGAACTGAACTTCCGGAGCGCCTTCAGGGGCAGGGAGAATGGCCAGTGCCCGGGCGATCACCACGGCACCTTCGGCGACGGTGGCGGTGTTGGCTGCGCCAAACTCGGTTTCGCTGATCCCCCTGAAAATCCCCATGCGCACGAGTCCGCGCACAGCGTCATAGGCCACGTGGTCCGGGGGGACATCGTCGAAATCCCGGTTCATGGGGAATGCTTCCAGCCGGAACTTGAGTTGCCATCGCCGCCATTCGTCGTATAGGCCCAGTTCACGCGCACGCACACCGCCGAGGTCGGCCCCCTGCTTGATGAGAGTTGCCTGAAGCTCTCGCAGCCGCGGCTGGCCCAGCGACGGGTCGTTCCCCTGGCCGACTTCCCACGGGCCCAGGGAATCTCGCACCGCGATGGCCGCTGCAGTGCCCGCGGCGTGACCCAGAGCATAGCAGGTGGGCTGGATGCGAAGTGACGAGTGGGCCACGTGGTCGGCTGAGATCGGCCTGCCGGCGACCAACAGGTTGTCAACGCCTTGCGGCAGCAGGCACCGGTAGGGGATGTCGTACGGCTGCTTCAGCCGGATGATCGTGGCTTTCGTGCCCTTCGGATCATGGATGTCCACGTCGTAGTCGTTACGCGCGATCACGTCCACACGGCGAGCATACATGCGCCCTGGGTTGATGATCTGGTCGCCAGTGAGCACCGTCGCCCCGTGGATGCGTCGTGTCTCGCGCACCCCGATCTGTTCCGGCATGGCCACGAGATAAGCGTTCTCGAACCCCGGCACGTTCTTGCGCAGGTCAGCCACCGCCTGCAGCACCGCTTGGCGCCCGGCTATGGTGGCCGCGGTGAGGTCCTCGCCGTTGATCCCGCTGTAGCCCTGGATGCGGGTCATATTCAGCGTGACCTCGCCAGGGTTCGGGTTCCAGCAGAAGCTGGCCCAGTAGTTCTCCATCCCTGGCCACTGCATGAGCGAACCACCCTTGTAGGTGACGCCGCCCATGCGGAAGATCATGGTCATCGGCTGGGGCTCTCCGGTCTCGTCCGAACCCACCTCGAAGGGCACACCAGACCAAGCCGCAAGATCCGCATCGCCGGTGCAGTCGATGAACACTTTCGCATTGACGCGCTGCAGGCCTGTTTTGTTGTGGATAATAAGCCCCTCAATGCTCCGGCGCTCTTTCCCTTGCCAGGGCCGGCCCGGGCCCGTGATGCACGCCACGCCCCGGGTATGGAAGAGCACTTTAGCGCCGGATTCCGCCACCAGTTCATCAAGCGCGACGCGCATCAGGTTCGGGTCAAAAGCCGCGCCTTTGCGGGCCGAGAGGGTATCCAATCTGTGCAGGACTTCACGGAAAATGCCGCCCGAGTAGCGGTAGGGCATGAATATATTCACGCTGGCTGCCGTGCCCATGCCGCCGAGGTAGCCGTACTGCTCGATGAGCAGCGTGTCCGATCCATTGCGCGCGGCGGCGATGGCAGCGGCGGTCCCCGCTGGTCCTCCACCCAGCACACAGACATCCACCGTGTAATCAGCCGGCATGACGCTGAAGTCCGGCAGGGACGCACACTGCGATGCTGTTGGCAGGACGAGCATCAGAACCGCCCATGTGAGACGCACAAGCAACACTCCTTCGGACAGAACGCGTGGAACCGCACCAGCAATGGTAGCAGCCTGAAAGCAGGCGGGCAAGCTTCCGGCCGTCAGGCAGCCCGCTTGCGAAGCGCCTGGAACTGTGGGTATCATTCCAACGTCCTTGTAAACGCGGGGCATCGTTTGCGTGTTCCGCAGGAGGCTGGGCCCGTGAAAAGCCTGGTAGTGGCAGTCACGCTGGCACTAAGCGCCCCGATTTTCGCACAGATCGACGGGATGGTCGTCATTCCCTTGAAATGGATGGACGCCACAACACTCGCCGCGATGCTCGGCGGGGAGGCGCCCACGCAGGAGCAGCTCACCAGTAGCCGCCAGGAGTGGGTGAACCACTTCGCGCGCACCCTGGTTCGCGGTCTGCCGGAAGAGATCGACTCCATCGAGCCCCGCTGGCAATATGGGGCCACCGCATTCGTATCGGCGTCGGAGCAGGTCCGCCAGGGACAGCAGCAAGGGGTGTCCGCTTTGCTGCCTGCCGGCCTGTACGGTCCACCGGTGGCCTTGGCCGACCAGAACGCAATCCTCGCGCGAGGCACCCCTGCGGCCATCGACCAGTTGCGCGAAATCATCCACCTGCTCGATGTGAAGCCGCGAATGGTCAACATCGAAGCGCGCCTTGTGGATGCTCCCGCTTCGCGCACTGACGAGTGGGGCATCGACTTCGGCCGGCGCTTCGCGGACATGGTGATCAGCACCAGCGGGAACCTGCCCGGCGGCGGCCTTCAGGTGGTACAGCGTGACAGGGATGGCTGGACGGCCGCGGGAGTTGACCGTCGCGAGACCACCGGACAGGCCGTGACCGGCGCGTCAATCACCGCAACCAACAACATCCCGGCTATCATTACCATGGGCCGGATGCTGCCGTACTTCACGTCCGAAGTCACCTACGACGAGGCCGGCCGCCGGTTTGTACAGACGCGCGTGGACGCCATCTTCATCGGCACCGAACTTTTCGTCCAGCCGCGTATCAACAATAACGACACCGTGACCATGCTGATCCGGCCCACCTTCATCGAAGGCGCAGGGAGCATCATTGGGCCCAACGGAGTAGCGGTCCCGATAACCCAGACCGTGGGCACGGAGACATTGGTCACCGTCCCTGACGGCGCCACGCTACAGATTGCAGGATTCGAGCGCGGACTCGACGAATACAACACTCGATTCAGCGGCGCGCTGAAGATGATCAACGCCCGGGTTGAATCTCATCCCGCGCTGTTCGTAACGCCGCGCATCATACACGACCTCGAGGAGCCAGGCGATCGGTAACTAAGGGAGGAAATCGAATGGCAAATGCATGCGGCTGGATCGTTGCACTGAGAGTCGACTCGCGGGTCGACAATGCGGTGAAGGTGCAAGATATCCTCACCAAGCACGGCTGCAAGATCAAGGTGCGCCTTGGACTGCACGAGACATCGCAGGACTACTGCGCCAACTACGGGCTGATCGTGCTGCACTGCTGCGGGTCTGAGGAGGAGGTCGGCGAGATCGTCAATGACCTCAACGCAGTGGACGGAGTGCGTGCAAAGTCTATGAGCATGGACATATAAGAGGACAGAGCCGGGGTTTCAGTTCACTCGCGGGGCACCGGTCTGTGTGGCTGAGACGGTGCCCTGCGGAGCCGATTGTCGGTGGCCACCGGGGGAACGGCCTTTGCGTTCGCGCTGAGACGAACTCGGCGGCTTTACCGAATGCCTGCAACCCCTCATTGGATCTCCAGGATCAGGTATGGCTCCGGAACCCGGTCCGGTGCGGCGGTCCTGGCGAGTCCATCTTTCCACGCCTCATGTAGAAGGCTCACCGGAGGCCCGGCCTCAGGCCCCCAGACGCCCAGCTGTGCAAGGTTCAGCAGGACATGGGTGATTCCGCGGCTGCGCAGGTGGTCGATGAGCGTTTGTGCGGTGGTCAGTCGATCATATGGAATCAGCCGGTGATGTCCGGCGTCGCCCCAAAGGTAGTCGCAGTCGATGTAGTACCCTCGTGGTTCTCCGTACAGAATCGCCCTCTTCCCTTCGGGCACAAGTTCACTGAGCACCCGCGACGCCTGGTACGGTTGACACATTGCCCGCAGGTAGGCATCCTCGGGAAACAGCCCGAGAGTGACGGAGAGCGCCGGCGCGGCGATGTAGGCGGCCATCCCCACGGCCACCGCCAGCCAGAGGGTGGGCACCGCGCGCAAGATCGCGGGGCGCAGGTTCGCCCAGGCGGCCCCGATCACCGGAGCCAGCAAAGCCACCGTCGGCAGCGCGTAACGCGAAAGCTGCATCGACCACACCCACCACAGCCACAAGGGGAGTACCATCCACAGGATCACGGCCCCGGTTCGGCGCGTTTCGGGCGGGGGCGACTTCGCCAGCGCCAGAAGGAACCACGCGCCCAGACCCAGGAGGTACAGTGGGCCGATCCAGTACTGCAGAAAGGTGGGCAATGCCGCGCGGCTGCCCTGACGCCGGTGGACCTCGAAAGGCACCGGGTTGACGGTGAGATTTAGCGGCGCCAGCAGCATATTGAGCGGCGCGCGCGGACCCAGAAACCGGCGTTTGGACGGGCTGAGTTTGAAGTACTCCTTCGATGGCGGCAGGCTCCCCACGCCGAACTCGCGCTGGTGGTACTCATACGCCTTTGCTTCATCAGGCCCCCAGTACTTCCCCCCGAAGACACTATAGGCGAAAGGGTACACGGGATTGCCGGTGAGCACCCAGGTCTTGATGTACCACGGCGAGGCGATTGTGCCGGCGAGCAACCCGAACAGGAGCACAGGTCTGAGTGCCCGTCCGGGGCCA
This region of Armatimonadota bacterium genomic DNA includes:
- a CDS encoding beta-galactosidase, whose translation is MIFSVFLLPLVALICLPSSAETVLLHSFEDPDCTTNLRANNTQVALVPEHATEGGKALRIDFRVTDWPNVFFAAPRAYELTDWRGYGAFLFDAYNPDATPLRINVRIDDSPQANGAVHCRQVGVDLPPGKPVTVALAIQMGDIGMRGGPPSKLGDVNGDLGSRELDLGNIIAFQFFLARPTEARTVYIDNVRLNKGSSLEGIVDRFGQYVGADWPGKVYDEKDLTDRREEEARALAEAPLPPDRDKWGGWADGPKLEATGWFRVEQVDGKWWLVTPDGSLFWSVGLDCVRPDNNGPIKNREFMFTWLPDKDDPLYAFGGRDKGWANFYGMNLYRKYGPDWLEPWLDMTRKRMLAWGFNTVANWSDNRAYAKLRLPFTVPIHYGANRQFPGGWKDIPDVYTDQWAEAVAGAIEKTAELWAQDPYCIGYFVDNELSWGAWGETGQFQLAINALALRGDWQVKQRFTALLREKYATIDALNAAWKMEIGSWEQFEAEPVEIKIPVTDALKQDLAYLLRDFATRYFTVVRDLMKRHMPHQLYLGPRFAIAPDDVVMVAKDYCDVVSYNIYGRAPSIISRSRQIEQLGKPVVIGEFHFGALDRGMFHTGLGPVASQEERGEQYSEYIRTALEQPWCVGAHWFIYADQSLTGRFDGENYNIGMVSGTDTPYPELTSAATRINFAAYKIRSGQVE
- a CDS encoding G5 domain-containing protein, translated to MNEARARNRRDARLEKLYAAAVFYRATTFILLVIVAVETGVIIWQANSARFARAIRVNDKIVCFVRSEKAAEEVRSRIIAEEKGNLPGAAVLDQRWEDLNWPMDKDDKVLTIAEAVKLLRPKLTVKVAAAAITLKGKELVVLADKELADMALTMLKKEFSEGPGKLIEASILPEGVKIADTKAQPKEILTDIHAAVEKLKTPGEGIERYVVRRGDSWRRISDIYKMTIKELRAMNPKVKDPLQVGVSLTVSVPSPPLTVVTIKEEKHEEEYRKPPQRIETNTLPKGETRNIPNTGSPGIRRITEKVTYHNGKEVKRVKVDETIIKEAVPERIMVGTAVADDGPTGD
- a CDS encoding S41 family peptidase, with amino-acid sequence MLKASGKYQIGIVFLIALLSFAGGMLVRHAMGVDGVLTVAARIVQAIPGVLQIEDASLVPAASDLRPLQTFWEVRERVKKQFVYEVEDDKKLTYGAIRGMLGSLDDPYTRFYTPEEYQEFQEETSGHFDGIGAVLESRTVGEEGATEVFISSILPEGPASKADLHPEDVILTVDGVPTKGMSLQAVVNRIRGKRGTEVKLGLRRNGVDKLLEVTLTRAEIKVPVVEHRMLENQIGYVWLRSFNKQSEPALRDALNDLKAQGMRGLVFDLSIDGGGLLDVAVSVASMFMDGGPVVYVKERGREPQPLNARPGTLVDPSLPMVVLVDRGSASASEIVAACLQDRKRALVVGQNTFGKSKVQTVAELNDGSALVLSTAVYLTPNHRDISLEYEEGKRGVKPDRFFPEPELVDGERIKYKDWHEQQIKLAVEVLEEQIKAAKG
- a CDS encoding peptidoglycan DD-metalloendopeptidase family protein; translated protein: MNTTQPARIRRISAALMSIVLACLIAASHGFAANRSTLKGRLEGAKKKVAAAKQEIVRKREAAHEAKNELIDAQQELAAAESRLSRARRRLEQTREELIVVRRELAEARARLAKHQKAMSERILSLFRQQEPCYLEVVLRSTSFEDFASRTEFTKQLCAWDEQTLTVFASDRAKIERQQALLEKKEAEQKELEAKVARERKLVAAKAAEAKVLRDRALNDLAEAERQYQAQVAASRAIEAQLAAIARGVGRYRHEGAWSGSLLKPVAGPITSSFGYRIHPILRTRRFHNGIDISAPGGSTIRAADSGTVISAGWQPAYGLTVVIDHGSGVSTMYAHCQRGSIQVSPGQRVSRGQPIAAVDSTGWSTGNHLHWTVYRNGSAVNPVGF
- a CDS encoding ABC transporter permease, which produces MSLNTFEFLASQASSAIRRNPLVTMAAITNVAVALAILGSFALVAINLHHMAALEAQSAVITCELDEGADPADVEAALLLDMRVKDTKFVTREEALENLAKKWNFDLDMLKAMGNPLPDTILVYVSDPEEIGAVAEAAGKVEGIGKAWYPEQITEKILTVARGVKISGLVVGAILILATLTVISTTIRLTIYARRREIRIMQLVGATRWFIRLPFLLEGLFQGVMGGLVAAIGVMTGYIYLEAYAEQNLQFVSLYTTTDFLVLFGAGVVLTGAVFGAVGSLAGIRQYLRTV
- the ftsE gene encoding cell division ATP-binding protein FtsE encodes the protein MIHLEGVSVVYPSGVQALNDVTLHVGRGEFCFIVGSSGSGKSTLLQLIYRELAPTSGRVVFDGQDVAQLPATKVPFLRRKIGIVFQDFRLLPDMTVWENVGFALDVLGATRREKHRKVPISLELVGLGEKAASFPTELSGGEQQRVCIARALVNGPPVLLCDEPTGNLDPDTSWDIVELLSHISETGTTVLMATHDKYIVDRLRKRVVNLVRGTLVRDDQTGTYDVS